GTCGCGGTCCACCGCCAGCAGAACCGAAGCCTCGCTGTCCTCGGCATCGGCGACGATGATGCGCGCCTCGGGGAAGGTGGCGCGGAAGGTGTCGGCCTCGATCTGCCGGGCGGTCTGGGCGACCATGGCGGCGATCAGCCGGTTAAAGGCCTCGGTCTGATCGGCGCGGGCGGAAGAGACGTCGAGCGCGCCGATGAGCTCGCCCTCGGGGCCGAAGATCGGCGCGTCCATGCAGCTCATCGCGGTGTTGCGGGCGTGGAAATGCTCGTCGCGGTGGATCACCACGCGGCGCGCCTCGGCGATACAGGTGCCGATGCCATTGGTGCCCTCGGAGGCCTCGGACCAGTCCGAGCCGGGGGTGAGCCCCCATGCGCGGAACACCCCCATGTCGCTGTCACCGGCGCGCAGGTCGAGCACCACGCCCTCGGCATCGGTGAGCAGCACGCCGCAGCCGGAACTGCCGAGCATCTGATGCAGCGCGTCGAGCTTTGGCATGGCGATGCGCAGCATCACCTCCGAGCGCTCGAGCCGTTCGGCGAGCGCCTGCTGGGTGATCGTCTGCACGCCGTCCTTCTGCGCCGGATCGAGCCCATGATGCGACAGCGACCGGCGCCACGACGCGGCCAGCCGCGAGCGCGCGGCGGCGGCGGGGTCGGTGGCGGTTTCCACCACGCGGGCGGCGTGCCGGGATGCGGTCGTCATGGTGCAGACGTCATGGGCATTGTCCTCCGAAGGGAGACGATACAGCATGATCGGCCTTCGCCAAGTCACATTTCCGGTCACGGGGTTGGGGTGCTATGTCTAGAGGCGCAATTTGGCGGTGCTGCGCGTTTGCCCCGCGGCGTGCGTCTGGCCGCGGGGGGGATTTGCGTATTTTTAAAGAGAAGAAGGACCTTTGGATCGGGGCCCTGCGTGTGCGGCGTCAGGCGAGCGCGGCTTTGGCGGCGGCGATCTGCGCTTCCAGCCCGGCGGGGCCGGCGGGGATGATGCGCGGCGGGTTGAGCGCTTTGATGCCATAATAGCCCGCCTTGATGTGATCGAGGTCCACCGTCTCGGCGATGCCGCCGGTGTTCAGCATGCGCAGCATGTGGGCATGCATGTGCGGGTGATCCTCGAGCCGCCGGATGTTGCACTTGAACAGCCCGTGATAGGCCGCGTCGAAGCGGATCGAGGTGACGAAAATGCGGATGTCGGTCTCGGTCAGCCGGTCGCCGAAATAGAACGGCCGTCCGTCCGAGAGGCGCGCTTCGATGCGGGCCATCTCGTCGAAGAGCTGGGTCACCGCCTCGTCATAGGCCTCTTGGCTGCTGGCAAAGCCCGCCTTGTAGACGCCGTTGTTGTAGAGCCGGTAGATTTGCGCGCTCTCGCGGTCGATCTCTTGCACGAGGTCCTCGGGGGCGAGGCGGAGGCCGGAGGGCGCGATGCCCTCGAAGGCGGTGTCGAACATGCGCACGATGTCGGCGCTTTCATTGTTCACCATGACGCCCTGTTTCTCGTCCCAGAGCACCGGCACCGTGGCGCGGCCCGAGACATGCGGATCGGCGCGTGTGTAAAGCTCGTGCAGGTGGCTTGCGCCGTAGAGCGGGTCTGTATCCGCGCCGGGAAAGCCGCCGAAGCTCCAGCCCTGATCGTCGAGCCGCGGGTTGACCACGGTGACCGGGATGATCGCTTCGAGACCCTTGAGCTTGCGGGCGATCAGCGTGCGCGAGGCCCAAGGGCAGATCAGCGCCACATAGAGCCGGTAGCGTCCGGCTTCGGCCTTGAAGCCGCCGGTGCCGGTGGGGCCGGCGCTGCCATCGGGGGTGATCCAGTTGCGAAAGCTCGACTCCTGCCGCACGAAGCGGCCCTTCTCGTCGGCTTTCTGCACCGGCTGCCAGTTGGCGGTCCATTTTCCGTCGATCAGCATGGTCTCAGTCCTTCTGGCTTAGGGTGAAGGTGGTGCCCCACGGATCGGTGAGCGGGGTCTCGGCGCGGGAGCGGCTGCGGATCGCGGCGATCTCGTCCCGAGTGCCGCGCAGTTCGATCTCGGTCAGCCCGGTGGCGGGTCCATTGCGCGGCCCGGCGCCGCGGCTGTTCCAGATGTTCGAGGCGAGATGGTGGTGATAGCCGCCCGAGCCATAGAAGGTCGCGCCCGGATAGTGGTTGGTCACCGCCATGCCGAGGGTGTCGGCGTAGAAGGCTTCTGCCGGATCGAGGCGGCCCACCTGCAGGTGGACGTGGCCGATGACCGTGTCCTCGGGCGCGCCCTGCCATTTCGCGGTGGCGCTGTTCGCCACATCCTGAAGGTCCAGATGGTTAGTCGCCATTTCGATCTCGCCGCCGCGGTGCGTCCACTGATCGCGCGGGCGGTCGATGTAGATCTCGATGCCGTTGCCCTCAGGGTCGGCCAGATAGAGCGCCTCGCTGACGAGGTGGTCCGACGCGCCCTGCAGCGGGATGCGGGTCTCGGCGGCATGGTGCAGCCAAGCGCCGAGATCGGCGCGCGACGGCAGCAGGACGGCCACGTGGAAAAGCCCGGCCTCGCGCGGCGAATGGCGCGGCGCGGATTTGTCCTGACGCAGCGCGATGAGGCTGCGGCCATGGGCGCCGAAGCGGGCCTCGGTGCCGTCCTGTGACAGTTTCTCGAGGCCGAGGGCGGATTGGTAGAAGTCGCCGACCTTTGCCAAATCGTTCACGGTCAGGCTCACCTGTCCGATATCGAGGGGGGCGTCGCTGGTTGCCATGATGTCTCTCCGTCTGCGGTCCCCGCGGGGCGGGGAAAGGGATGGGCAGCGCTGGCTGCCGTTGAGAGCAATATGCGGGCTGGCCTTTGTGAAAGAAATGGCGAGTATGTGGTAATACTATCCACATATCGTTCGGAGTGAGCCATGGACATCGTCGACCAGATTCGCGCCTTTGTCGCCACCGCGCAGACCGGGTCCTTCACCGCCGCCGCCGAGCGCATGGGGGTGTCGAACCGGCTGACCTCGAAATATGTCGCCGAGCTTGAGGCGCGGCTGGGCACGCGGCTGTTGCAGCGCACCACGCGGCGGGTGGGGCTGACCCCGGCGGGCGAGAAGCTGCTGGTGCGCGCACCGGCGTGGCTGGAGGAACTCGAAGAGCTGCTCGGCTCGGTGGAGCATGAGGCGCGGGGCTTTTCCGGGGTGCTGCGGGTGGCGGCGCCGCTGA
This portion of the Salipiger sp. CCB-MM3 genome encodes:
- a CDS encoding helix-turn-helix domain-containing protein translates to MTTASRHAARVVETATDPAAAARSRLAASWRRSLSHHGLDPAQKDGVQTITQQALAERLERSEVMLRIAMPKLDALHQMLGSSGCGVLLTDAEGVVLDLRAGDSDMGVFRAWGLTPGSDWSEASEGTNGIGTCIAEARRVVIHRDEHFHARNTAMSCMDAPIFGPEGELIGALDVSSARADQTEAFNRLIAAMVAQTARQIEADTFRATFPEARIIVADAEDSEASVLLAVDRDDLVQGATRAARRSFGLASTGPLPARPASDLFGREDETSGFERAERAAMVRALARTQGNVSEAARMLGVGRATFYRRMKKLDLS
- a CDS encoding glutathione S-transferase family protein, with product MLIDGKWTANWQPVQKADEKGRFVRQESSFRNWITPDGSAGPTGTGGFKAEAGRYRLYVALICPWASRTLIARKLKGLEAIIPVTVVNPRLDDQGWSFGGFPGADTDPLYGASHLHELYTRADPHVSGRATVPVLWDEKQGVMVNNESADIVRMFDTAFEGIAPSGLRLAPEDLVQEIDRESAQIYRLYNNGVYKAGFASSQEAYDEAVTQLFDEMARIEARLSDGRPFYFGDRLTETDIRIFVTSIRFDAAYHGLFKCNIRRLEDHPHMHAHMLRMLNTGGIAETVDLDHIKAGYYGIKALNPPRIIPAGPAGLEAQIAAAKAALA
- a CDS encoding VOC family protein, with the protein product MATSDAPLDIGQVSLTVNDLAKVGDFYQSALGLEKLSQDGTEARFGAHGRSLIALRQDKSAPRHSPREAGLFHVAVLLPSRADLGAWLHHAAETRIPLQGASDHLVSEALYLADPEGNGIEIYIDRPRDQWTHRGGEIEMATNHLDLQDVANSATAKWQGAPEDTVIGHVHLQVGRLDPAEAFYADTLGMAVTNHYPGATFYGSGGYHHHLASNIWNSRGAGPRNGPATGLTEIELRGTRDEIAAIRSRSRAETPLTDPWGTTFTLSQKD